The Gemmatimonadaceae bacterium genome has a segment encoding these proteins:
- a CDS encoding PHP domain-containing protein: protein MHHRQLQPVVPNALVAIIALGTLMALAALAPSPTAAQGAGRGQGSAALRWFKGNTHTHTLNSDGDSSPDDVARWYREHGYQFLVLSDHNFLTDPKALNALLGADEQYLLIPGEEVTDAVGGKPLHINGLAVDRLVPPQGGATIVEALQRDVDAIRAANGLPHLNHPNFGWSVTAADIQRIRNDRLFEVFNGHPMVNNLGGGGSPGLEEIWDVILSSGKLLFGVATDDAHHFKRPGDPAAAGPGRGWVVVRAAHLSSEDVIAALDRGDFYASTGVELIDVQRSTQRVEIRIKPDAWSRYTTRFIGRDGRVLAESAANPAVYDIKGDEGYVRAVVLESNGKKAWVQPVMLGAAR, encoded by the coding sequence ATGCATCATCGACAGCTGCAACCCGTCGTTCCCAACGCCCTGGTGGCGATCATCGCGCTGGGAACGCTCATGGCGCTGGCCGCACTGGCGCCGTCGCCCACCGCTGCGCAGGGGGCGGGCCGGGGGCAAGGCAGTGCCGCCCTCCGCTGGTTCAAGGGAAATACCCACACCCACACGCTCAACTCCGACGGCGATTCATCTCCCGACGACGTGGCCCGCTGGTATCGCGAGCATGGCTATCAGTTCCTCGTCCTCAGCGACCATAACTTCCTCACCGATCCCAAGGCGCTCAACGCGTTGTTAGGCGCCGACGAGCAATACCTCCTCATTCCGGGCGAGGAAGTCACCGATGCCGTGGGCGGGAAACCGCTGCACATCAACGGGCTGGCGGTCGATCGCCTGGTGCCTCCGCAGGGCGGGGCGACGATCGTCGAGGCGCTGCAGCGCGATGTGGACGCGATCCGCGCCGCCAACGGCCTCCCGCACCTGAATCACCCCAACTTCGGTTGGTCGGTGACGGCAGCGGATATCCAGCGCATCAGGAACGATCGGTTGTTCGAGGTCTTCAACGGCCATCCGATGGTCAACAACCTTGGCGGCGGCGGGAGCCCCGGGCTCGAGGAGATCTGGGATGTGATCCTTTCGTCGGGTAAGCTGCTCTTTGGCGTGGCCACCGACGACGCGCACCACTTCAAGCGTCCCGGCGACCCGGCCGCGGCTGGGCCGGGGCGCGGATGGGTCGTCGTGCGAGCCGCGCACCTGTCGTCGGAAGACGTGATCGCGGCGCTCGATCGCGGCGACTTCTATGCGTCGACCGGTGTCGAACTCATCGACGTGCAGCGCTCCACCCAACGCGTGGAGATTCGGATCAAGCCCGATGCGTGGAGTCGCTATACCACGCGCTTCATCGGCAGGGACGGGCGCGTGCTCGCCGAGTCGGCGGCGAACCCTGCCGTGTACGACATCAAGGGCGACGAGGGATACGTCCGCGCGGTGGTCCTGGAGTCGAACGGGAAGAAGGCGTGGGTCCAGCCCGTCATGCTCGGTGCGGCTCGGTAG
- a CDS encoding DUF4184 family protein, translated as MPFTFSHPAAALPIWPLVRRGVIPLAPFAIGAMAPDFEYLFRLEPVSLISHSARGLVVFCFPVALVTWLLWELFLRPAGRDLAALPAIAVPQRRALDWAMGGVALLVGSASHLVWDAFTHRYTWVADRWPLLREVAFSIGGEQVAWFTVFQHVSTVLGGVLVLAWLAREIRAGGATLAALVAPSRLRTWAALGAAAVAVGAWNAPRRGHIVHPRRAPVVAGRFVVGAMDGMAVAFVVLAARRRWWGETGHRS; from the coding sequence GTGCCCTTCACCTTCTCGCATCCCGCCGCCGCCCTCCCCATCTGGCCACTCGTGCGACGCGGGGTGATCCCGCTGGCACCGTTCGCCATCGGCGCCATGGCGCCGGACTTCGAGTACCTGTTCCGCCTGGAGCCCGTGTCGCTGATCAGTCACAGCGCACGCGGGCTCGTCGTGTTCTGCTTCCCGGTCGCGCTCGTGACCTGGCTGCTGTGGGAACTGTTCCTCCGTCCCGCCGGACGTGACCTGGCCGCACTCCCGGCGATCGCTGTCCCCCAGCGTCGCGCGCTCGATTGGGCGATGGGGGGCGTCGCCCTCCTCGTGGGGAGCGCCTCGCACCTGGTCTGGGACGCGTTCACTCATCGCTACACGTGGGTTGCCGATCGCTGGCCGCTCTTGCGGGAGGTAGCGTTTTCGATCGGCGGGGAGCAGGTGGCGTGGTTCACCGTCTTCCAGCACGTGAGCACGGTGCTGGGCGGCGTGCTCGTGCTGGCGTGGCTGGCGCGCGAGATTCGCGCCGGCGGGGCCACGCTCGCCGCCCTGGTGGCGCCGTCGCGCCTGCGGACCTGGGCCGCGTTAGGCGCCGCGGCGGTCGCGGTGGGCGCGTGGAACGCCCCGCGCCGCGGCCACATCGTGCACCCGCGCCGAGCCCCGGTGGTGGCCGGGCGGTTCGTGGTGGGCGCGATGGATGGCATGGCCGTAGCTTTCGTGGTGCTGGCCGCGCGCCGGCGCTGGTGGGGCGAGACCGGTCACCGAAGCTGA
- a CDS encoding LytTR family transcriptional regulator translates to MSDSMEPAVVDAPDEPSSPPAPRYLDHVATQRNHQPMVVRMADVQWMESSGNYVIFHAGAERVEVRGTLASFEAQLDPRRFVRIHRRLIVAMDAIRELQPWFGGDQLMYLRDGTKLRVSRTHRAHLDRAMKQR, encoded by the coding sequence ATGAGCGACTCCATGGAACCCGCCGTCGTCGACGCCCCCGACGAGCCGTCCTCCCCTCCCGCGCCCCGCTACCTCGACCACGTGGCCACGCAGCGCAACCACCAGCCCATGGTGGTGCGCATGGCCGACGTGCAGTGGATGGAATCGTCGGGGAATTACGTGATCTTCCACGCCGGCGCCGAGCGCGTCGAGGTACGCGGAACGCTCGCCTCGTTCGAGGCGCAGCTCGACCCGCGGCGCTTCGTGCGCATCCACCGCCGCCTCATCGTCGCCATGGACGCCATCCGCGAGCTGCAACCCTGGTTCGGGGGCGACCAGCTCATGTACTTGCGCGACGGGACCAAGCTGCGCGTGAGTCGCACGCATCGCGCGCACCTGGACCGGGCAATGAAGCAGCGATAG
- a CDS encoding D-aminoacylase yields MSSTPAVPPFTDHAHDTAARPADPGAPAGDGGAPAGEAATRSNGTTRRDFVARGAATVLGVAALPALPAFAGASRAPAVWTRRDDHDLVIRGGIVHDGSGGVGREADVAVRGDRIVSVEPRVRDKGRREIDARGLVVAPGFIDIHSHGEGNLWDDPRAESVVRQGVTTIVGGQDGSSRAWGEGAGGAPGADSGSFVSWFAAVDALQPSVNVATMIGLGTVRGKVVGDDDRAATPDEVARMTACVARALADGACGASSGLEYTPGAFARLDELIAVSRPLAARRLPYATHMRNEDDRLLDAIDESIAVARGAGCPLQIAHLKTQGPRNWSKLDTVFARLEREKAAGLDVAFDRYPYIAYQTGLTNLFPVWSRDGGAQGFLRRLDDPATAARIKSETLGKVDLIGGWDNVLVASVRAAEDRAAEGKRLGAYARSLGREPYDVTVALLRRNALSVGMVGFAMSEENLDRILAHPMGMVCSDGGAYAVDGPTRRGSPHPRGLGSFPRVLGRYVRERKALTLEQAIRKMSALPASRLGLTDRGMIRNGLAADLVVFDPATVADRATYEQPFQYPVGIAAVVVNGGVALEREERGAGRGKGLRSRAG; encoded by the coding sequence ATGTCCTCGACTCCCGCAGTCCCGCCCTTCACCGATCACGCGCACGACACGGCAGCGCGCCCCGCCGATCCGGGCGCTCCTGCGGGCGATGGTGGCGCTCCTGCGGGAGAAGCAGCCACGCGCTCGAACGGAACGACACGACGCGACTTCGTGGCTCGCGGGGCGGCGACGGTGCTCGGTGTGGCCGCGCTTCCGGCGCTCCCGGCGTTCGCCGGCGCGTCGCGGGCACCCGCGGTGTGGACGCGACGCGACGATCACGACCTGGTGATTCGCGGCGGCATCGTGCACGACGGTTCGGGGGGCGTCGGTCGCGAAGCCGATGTTGCCGTGCGCGGCGACCGCATCGTGTCGGTCGAGCCGCGTGTGCGCGACAAGGGGCGTCGCGAGATCGACGCGCGCGGCCTCGTGGTGGCCCCGGGCTTCATCGACATCCATTCCCACGGCGAGGGGAACCTGTGGGACGACCCACGCGCGGAGTCGGTGGTGCGGCAAGGCGTCACCACGATCGTCGGCGGGCAGGACGGGAGTTCGCGCGCCTGGGGCGAGGGGGCGGGGGGCGCGCCGGGCGCCGACAGCGGATCGTTTGTCTCCTGGTTCGCCGCGGTCGATGCATTGCAGCCGTCGGTGAACGTGGCGACGATGATCGGGCTGGGGACGGTGCGCGGAAAGGTGGTGGGAGACGATGACCGCGCGGCCACGCCCGACGAGGTGGCGCGCATGACGGCCTGCGTGGCGCGCGCCCTTGCCGACGGTGCCTGCGGCGCGTCGAGTGGGCTCGAGTACACGCCGGGGGCGTTCGCGCGCCTGGACGAACTCATCGCCGTCTCGCGTCCGCTGGCGGCGCGCCGGCTCCCCTACGCCACGCACATGCGCAACGAGGACGATCGCCTGCTCGACGCCATCGATGAGTCGATCGCGGTGGCGCGGGGGGCGGGGTGCCCGCTACAGATCGCGCACCTCAAGACGCAGGGCCCGCGCAACTGGTCCAAGCTCGACACCGTCTTCGCTCGCCTGGAGCGGGAGAAGGCGGCGGGGCTCGACGTCGCCTTTGACCGCTATCCCTACATCGCCTACCAGACGGGACTGACGAACCTCTTTCCGGTGTGGAGCCGCGACGGCGGCGCGCAGGGCTTTCTCCGCCGGCTCGACGACCCCGCCACGGCGGCACGCATCAAGTCCGAGACGTTAGGCAAGGTGGACCTCATCGGCGGGTGGGACAACGTCCTCGTCGCCTCGGTGCGCGCCGCCGAGGACCGCGCGGCGGAGGGGAAGCGGCTCGGCGCGTACGCGCGCTCGTTAGGCCGGGAGCCGTACGACGTGACCGTCGCGCTCCTTCGCCGCAACGCGCTCAGCGTGGGGATGGTCGGCTTCGCGATGAGCGAGGAGAACCTGGATCGCATCCTCGCGCATCCCATGGGGATGGTGTGCAGCGACGGCGGGGCGTACGCCGTCGACGGCCCCACGCGCCGCGGCTCGCCGCACCCGCGCGGGCTGGGTTCGTTCCCGCGTGTCCTCGGGCGCTACGTGCGCGAACGCAAGGCGCTCACGCTCGAGCAGGCCATCCGCAAGATGTCCGCGCTTCCGGCCTCGCGCCTTGGCCTCACCGATCGCGGCATGATCAGGAACGGCCTGGCGGCCGACCTCGTCGTCTTCGACCCTGCGACCGTCGCCGACCGCGCGACGTATGAGCAGCCCTTTCAATATCCCGTCGGCATTGCCGCGGTGGTCGTCAATGGAGGCGTGGCACTCGAGCGGGAGGAGCGGGGGGCGGGACGCGGGAAGGGACTTCGCTCGCGCGCGGGTTGA
- the tyrA gene encoding bifunctional chorismate mutase/prephenate dehydrogenase has protein sequence MTTPPTPRPLPLLRAMIDSLDRDLLQIVARRQSLVAEVAASKRESGIRIRDPQREHEVLADRARLADELGLPRGEIESIFRLLLRASRDHQAALRAEIPPNEQPRTVAIVGGKGRIGALLARLFADLGHRILVVDTDTALTAAQAAAAADVTVISVPIDVTAQVIAEVGPHVRDESLLMDVTSLKEAPVAAMLASTRASVVGTHPMFGPSVHTLQGQRVVLCRARGDAWADWVAHTFTARGLVITETTPTQHDRAMSVVQVLNHFQTQVLGLTLARVGIPLEESLRFTSPAYLLELYVTARHFAQSPELYGPIEMLNPRSVEVTSDFAATARELVDVIARGDQSAFSAMFDEVRGFFGDFTDEALAQSSYLIDRIVERT, from the coding sequence ATGACGACACCACCCACGCCGCGCCCCCTCCCGCTCCTGCGGGCCATGATCGACTCGCTCGATCGTGACCTGCTCCAGATCGTCGCGCGCCGCCAGTCGCTCGTCGCGGAAGTCGCGGCGTCCAAGCGCGAGAGCGGGATCAGGATCCGCGATCCTCAGCGCGAGCACGAGGTCCTCGCCGATCGCGCGCGCCTGGCCGACGAGCTGGGACTCCCGCGGGGCGAGATCGAGTCGATCTTTCGCCTCCTCCTGCGCGCCTCGCGCGACCACCAGGCGGCGTTGCGCGCCGAGATCCCACCTAACGAGCAACCTCGCACGGTGGCGATCGTCGGGGGGAAGGGGCGCATCGGCGCCCTCCTCGCCCGCCTCTTTGCCGACCTGGGGCATCGCATCCTCGTGGTCGACACCGACACCGCGCTTACCGCCGCGCAGGCGGCGGCCGCCGCCGACGTCACCGTCATCTCGGTCCCGATCGACGTCACGGCGCAGGTCATCGCCGAGGTGGGGCCGCACGTCCGCGACGAGTCGCTGCTCATGGACGTGACGTCGCTGAAGGAGGCGCCGGTTGCGGCGATGCTCGCGTCGACGCGCGCGAGCGTGGTCGGGACACACCCGATGTTCGGCCCCAGCGTGCACACGCTGCAGGGGCAACGCGTGGTGCTTTGCCGCGCGCGCGGCGATGCGTGGGCCGACTGGGTGGCGCACACCTTCACGGCGCGCGGGCTCGTGATCACCGAGACGACGCCCACGCAGCACGACCGGGCGATGTCGGTAGTGCAGGTGTTGAACCACTTCCAGACGCAGGTCCTCGGCCTCACCCTGGCGCGCGTCGGGATTCCGCTCGAGGAATCGCTCCGCTTCACGTCACCGGCGTACCTGCTGGAGTTGTATGTCACAGCGCGACACTTCGCGCAATCGCCGGAGCTCTACGGCCCCATCGAGATGTTGAATCCACGCAGCGTCGAGGTCACGAGCGACTTTGCCGCGACTGCCCGCGAACTGGTCGATGTCATTGCGCGCGGCGACCAGTCGGCGTTCTCGGCGATGTTCGACGAGGTGCGCGGCTTTTTCGGGGACTTCACCGACGAGGCGTTGGCGCAGTCGTCGTACCTGATCGATCGCATTGTCGAACGGACGTAG
- a CDS encoding HupE/UreJ family protein, whose product MHLTRPSPSPRSFVRTLVRTLAATLLASVATMAPARPLRGHEVPARVTVQLLARAEAQRLRLAVRVPLESLRDLELPLLRGEYVDIARLTPQLADAATLWIAGYLELYEGDRRLAAPRIAATHLSLPSDRSFESFDRAVANANAAPLGNNVDLPWRQAMVDLVLDYAIESPTSRFSVRPLLAHLGVSTTTVLRWVAADGRVRGYEYVGNPGLVRLDPTALQAAAQFVRLGFAHILGGLDHLLFLLCLVIPFRRLRPLVAVVTAFTAAHSLTLIASALGMAPRANWFPPLIEFLIALSIVLMAIENMLGARLEKRWLVAFGFGLVHGFGFSFALGESLQFAGRHLLASLLAFNVGVELGQLLVVAVSIPVIAWIVRSLPSERAAIVVASAIVAHEAWHWMTERFGVLRAYHVTWPVVDLALAATLVRGLMLLLLIAAVLWGVAALVARLVKSPSQPAGWTMAILACAFAASLPRAAYAQGEIRSTLKGVYTDAQAARGKDLYVGTCRECHTPASHTGIVFKNAWGGKLLADLLAFMSEKMPKNNPGSLTPEEYADVTAYILSLNGLPSGDDELPSDQVAAKRIRIETSGR is encoded by the coding sequence ATGCACCTCACACGCCCCTCACCGAGCCCTCGCTCGTTCGTTCGCACGCTGGTTCGCACGCTCGCCGCCACGCTGCTCGCCAGCGTCGCGACGATGGCGCCCGCGCGTCCGTTGCGGGGACACGAGGTGCCGGCGCGCGTCACGGTGCAGCTCCTGGCCAGGGCCGAGGCGCAGCGGTTGCGGCTGGCCGTGCGCGTCCCGCTGGAATCGCTGCGCGACCTCGAACTCCCGCTCCTGCGCGGCGAGTACGTCGACATCGCCCGCCTCACCCCGCAGCTCGCCGACGCTGCGACGCTATGGATTGCCGGCTATCTCGAGTTGTACGAGGGCGATCGTCGCCTGGCCGCGCCACGCATCGCCGCGACACACCTCTCGCTCCCCAGCGATCGCTCGTTCGAGTCGTTCGACCGCGCCGTGGCCAACGCCAATGCGGCGCCGCTCGGCAACAACGTCGACCTTCCGTGGCGGCAGGCGATGGTCGACCTCGTGCTCGACTACGCGATCGAGTCACCGACGTCGCGCTTCTCGGTGCGGCCGCTCCTCGCGCACCTCGGCGTCTCCACCACCACCGTGCTGCGCTGGGTTGCCGCCGACGGCCGCGTGCGTGGCTACGAGTACGTGGGGAACCCGGGGCTGGTGCGCCTCGACCCCACCGCGCTGCAGGCGGCGGCGCAGTTCGTCCGGCTGGGCTTCGCGCACATCCTGGGCGGGCTCGACCACCTCCTCTTCCTCCTCTGCCTCGTCATCCCGTTCCGCCGGCTGCGGCCGCTGGTCGCCGTCGTCACCGCGTTCACCGCCGCACACTCGCTCACGCTGATCGCGTCGGCGTTAGGCATGGCGCCGAGGGCCAACTGGTTCCCGCCGCTCATCGAGTTCCTCATCGCGCTCTCCATCGTGCTCATGGCGATCGAGAACATGCTGGGGGCGCGACTGGAGAAGCGGTGGCTCGTGGCCTTCGGCTTCGGGCTCGTGCATGGCTTCGGCTTCTCCTTCGCGCTGGGCGAGTCGCTCCAGTTCGCCGGCCGCCACTTGCTGGCGTCGCTCCTGGCCTTCAACGTCGGCGTGGAACTCGGACAACTGCTGGTCGTGGCGGTTTCCATCCCGGTCATTGCCTGGATCGTGCGGAGCCTCCCGTCGGAACGCGCGGCGATCGTCGTGGCGTCGGCCATCGTCGCGCACGAGGCGTGGCATTGGATGACCGAGCGTTTCGGCGTGCTGCGCGCGTATCATGTCACATGGCCGGTCGTCGACCTGGCGCTGGCCGCCACCCTCGTCCGTGGGCTGATGCTCCTCCTGCTCATCGCCGCCGTCCTGTGGGGAGTTGCCGCCCTCGTGGCGCGACTGGTGAAGTCCCCATCGCAGCCAGCGGGGTGGACGATGGCGATCCTGGCCTGCGCGTTCGCGGCATCGCTCCCGCGCGCGGCGTATGCACAGGGGGAGATACGCTCGACGCTCAAGGGGGTGTATACGGATGCGCAGGCAGCGCGCGGCAAGGACCTCTATGTCGGCACCTGCCGAGAGTGCCACACGCCCGCCTCGCATACCGGCATCGTCTTCAAGAACGCCTGGGGGGGAAAGCTCCTCGCCGACCTCCTCGCCTTCATGTCGGAGAAGATGCCCAAGAACAACCCGGGGAGCCTGACGCCCGAGGAGTACGCCGACGTGACGGCGTACATCCTCAGCCTCAACGGCCTCCCGTCGGGCGACGACGAACTCCCCAGCGACCAGGTCGCGGCGAAGCGGATTCGCATCGAGACGAGCGGGAGATGA
- a CDS encoding PQQ-binding-like beta-propeller repeat protein: protein MNPRWTTRRSSWTAIVVGGALLAVLLSRVGESNASQAKALVRGNVPGEWRYWAADAWGTRYSALDQINAGNFDSLKVAWTWNSGAFGADEYYRTTPLYANGRLFTVATTRRVTTAIDPETGETLWMWRLDEGIRWQKAPRQFAGRGLAYWTDGREERVIVITPGYHLASLDAKTGIPDPRFGKNGVVDLMEGLGYPMAPLAVDDSGPLIISDAAPARKARPGETWNETTKTGADGTIGIDPTEGQIANSSPAVIMGDVIVLGNSSIHGYYPIRLKNIHGFVRGFDVHTGKQLWKFNLIPQPGEYGADTWKNGTRLGTPGVGKVDPWATWASDPELGIVYVPTGMPLMDEYGGHRPGANLYGNSLVAIDARTGKRKWHYQFVHHDIWDYDTPMAPNVLDVTVDGKRRKIVAQSTKQGWLYVLDRVTGEPIWPIVETPVLASEVPGEVAWPTQPIPTRPAPYAQQGLQESDLIDYTPAIKDSALKLAKKCRMGPYYIPGQPSDGGKSGLPCSWYNPGASGGVNIDGGVAVDPETGMIYVGSQTGMSTISLQKDPCSEFNYSSPHDACGLPGALPTPPGYKPREDLKGDGFSGRAGFSNIGGISILKPKEYGGVTAYDLNTGDKKWWIPNGGWLPQTTKDPLFEGVKLPPVGARGQAQLITTKTLVIYGTGRNGAIPGQQPQLFAVDKVTGKQVGAVKIPARTTAMPMTFLHKGKQYIVFASGAGTSTALTALALRR, encoded by the coding sequence ATGAACCCACGATGGACCACGCGGCGCTCGTCCTGGACGGCGATCGTCGTCGGCGGGGCGCTGCTCGCGGTGTTGCTCTCCCGCGTCGGCGAGTCCAACGCCTCGCAGGCGAAGGCGCTGGTGCGCGGCAACGTGCCGGGCGAGTGGCGCTACTGGGCGGCCGACGCCTGGGGGACGCGCTACTCGGCGCTCGACCAGATCAACGCCGGCAACTTCGACTCCCTCAAGGTGGCGTGGACCTGGAACTCCGGCGCGTTTGGGGCCGACGAGTACTACCGCACCACGCCGCTGTACGCCAACGGGCGGCTCTTCACCGTGGCCACGACGCGGCGCGTGACCACCGCGATCGACCCCGAGACGGGGGAGACGTTGTGGATGTGGCGTCTCGATGAAGGGATCCGCTGGCAGAAGGCGCCGCGCCAGTTCGCCGGGCGCGGGCTCGCCTACTGGACCGACGGGCGCGAGGAGCGCGTCATCGTCATCACGCCCGGCTATCACCTGGCCTCGCTCGACGCCAAGACCGGTATTCCCGACCCCAGGTTCGGGAAGAACGGGGTCGTCGACCTCATGGAAGGACTCGGCTACCCGATGGCGCCACTCGCCGTCGATGACTCCGGTCCGCTCATCATCTCCGACGCCGCGCCGGCGCGCAAGGCGCGGCCGGGTGAGACGTGGAACGAGACGACGAAGACCGGCGCCGATGGCACCATCGGCATCGACCCCACCGAGGGACAAATCGCCAACAGCAGCCCGGCGGTGATCATGGGTGACGTGATCGTCCTCGGGAACTCGTCGATCCACGGCTACTATCCCATTCGCCTCAAGAACATTCACGGCTTCGTGCGCGGCTTCGACGTGCACACCGGGAAGCAGTTGTGGAAGTTCAACCTCATCCCGCAGCCGGGCGAGTACGGCGCCGACACGTGGAAGAACGGAACCAGGCTCGGGACGCCCGGCGTGGGCAAGGTCGATCCGTGGGCCACGTGGGCCTCGGACCCGGAACTCGGCATCGTCTACGTCCCCACCGGGATGCCGCTCATGGACGAGTACGGCGGCCATCGCCCCGGCGCCAACCTGTACGGCAACTCGCTCGTCGCCATCGACGCCAGGACCGGGAAGCGGAAGTGGCACTACCAGTTCGTGCACCACGACATCTGGGACTACGACACGCCCATGGCGCCTAACGTCCTCGACGTGACCGTCGACGGAAAGCGGCGCAAGATCGTGGCGCAGTCCACCAAACAGGGCTGGCTGTACGTGCTGGACCGCGTGACCGGGGAACCGATCTGGCCCATCGTCGAGACCCCCGTCCTGGCCAGCGAGGTGCCCGGCGAAGTGGCGTGGCCCACGCAGCCCATTCCCACCAGGCCGGCGCCGTACGCTCAACAGGGATTGCAGGAGAGTGACCTGATCGACTACACGCCGGCCATCAAGGATTCGGCGCTCAAGCTGGCGAAGAAGTGCCGCATGGGACCGTACTACATTCCCGGCCAGCCGTCGGACGGCGGCAAGAGCGGGCTCCCCTGCTCATGGTACAACCCCGGCGCCTCGGGCGGCGTGAACATCGACGGCGGTGTCGCGGTCGATCCCGAGACCGGCATGATCTATGTAGGCTCGCAGACCGGGATGAGCACCATCTCGTTGCAGAAGGACCCGTGCTCCGAGTTCAACTACTCGTCGCCGCACGACGCCTGCGGCCTCCCCGGGGCACTCCCCACGCCGCCGGGCTACAAGCCCAGGGAGGATCTCAAGGGCGATGGCTTCTCGGGGCGCGCCGGCTTCTCCAACATCGGTGGCATTTCCATCCTCAAGCCAAAGGAGTATGGCGGCGTGACCGCCTACGATCTCAACACCGGCGACAAGAAGTGGTGGATCCCCAACGGCGGGTGGCTGCCGCAAACCACCAAGGATCCGCTCTTCGAAGGGGTGAAGCTCCCGCCAGTTGGCGCGCGCGGCCAGGCGCAACTCATTACGACCAAGACGCTCGTCATCTACGGCACCGGCCGCAACGGCGCCATTCCCGGCCAGCAGCCGCAACTCTTCGCCGTCGACAAGGTGACGGGGAAGCAGGTGGGAGCCGTGAAGATCCCCGCACGCACCACCGCCATGCCGATGACATTCCTGCACAAGGGGAAGCAATACATCGTCTTTGCGTCGGGGGCGGGGACGAGCACGGCGCTGACGGCGTTGGCACTTAGGCGATAG
- a CDS encoding DinB family protein codes for MPTSKAPRSITSIPSRAALVRLLDEAFHGPAWHGPSVKVALRRVDADTALWRPGAGRPNVWEQALHMALGKFIVAQRLEPTTRRHFPVKRTSAWWAPSPTLAEPAARAKAWAHDLALLDACHDDLLATLRRIPLRRLGERHGPRGVVLGQQVAGLVMHDAYHAGQVALVLRLAASARE; via the coding sequence ATGCCCACATCCAAGGCTCCCCGGTCCATCACGTCCATCCCCTCGCGCGCCGCGCTCGTGCGCCTGCTCGACGAGGCCTTTCACGGCCCGGCGTGGCATGGCCCGTCGGTGAAGGTCGCGCTGCGGCGCGTGGATGCCGACACCGCGCTGTGGCGCCCGGGCGCCGGGCGCCCTAACGTCTGGGAACAGGCGCTGCACATGGCCCTCGGGAAGTTCATTGTCGCGCAACGCCTGGAGCCGACCACGCGGCGCCATTTCCCCGTCAAGCGCACCAGCGCGTGGTGGGCGCCGTCGCCAACGCTCGCCGAGCCGGCGGCGCGCGCCAAGGCGTGGGCGCACGACCTCGCACTCCTCGACGCCTGTCACGACGACCTCCTCGCCACGCTGCGGCGGATCCCGCTCCGTCGCCTGGGCGAACGCCACGGCCCCCGCGGCGTCGTGCTTGGCCAGCAGGTGGCGGGCCTGGTCATGCACGACGCCTATCACGCCGGCCAGGTCGCGCTCGTATTGCGGCTGGCGGCGTCGGCCAGGGAGTAG